From the Butyrivibrio fibrisolvens genome, one window contains:
- a CDS encoding condensation domain-containing protein, protein MSDKYPLTAAQMLHYRWIRQYHTQQVSGLSVVASLKADLDFDILKKCIEKELERYKCLRVQFTKPDKDGLICQYIPEENNISISYKDLSDMSLAQADDILQKLAYTTFDGDDIPMCEFMLVKLPNGYNGFWIHIDHRLMDSCAVVVMVNDIMSLYTHYRFGSDYPEPLADYESVLTSDLKKASNEKRHAKDQKFWNDLLDEWGEPLYSDIQGPSVLEASRKRHKNKNLRAADIELKDLFVAVKDYQLDPGSSSTLMDFCMNHQLSMTNLLLLGLRTYLSKVNNGQEDISIENFISRRSTRDEWTSGGSRTIMFPCRTVISSDTEFLTAAYEIQNMQNRIYMHNSYDPALIWDEIKKRYNTPDNTSYVSCYLTYQPLTVKPDNPYLKDIPLHTKWFANGAATKKMYLTVSHTADGGMNFSYHYQTAVLNEKDIELLNYYLMRIIFRGVEQPNLSIEEIISLKV, encoded by the coding sequence ATGTCTGATAAGTACCCGTTAACCGCAGCACAGATGCTCCACTACAGATGGATACGCCAATATCATACCCAGCAGGTATCCGGCCTTAGCGTAGTAGCATCTTTGAAAGCGGATCTTGATTTCGATATACTAAAAAAATGTATCGAAAAAGAACTCGAAAGATATAAATGCCTTAGAGTTCAGTTCACAAAGCCTGATAAAGATGGCCTTATCTGCCAGTATATCCCTGAAGAAAACAATATAAGCATATCATATAAAGATCTGTCTGATATGTCCCTTGCACAGGCAGATGACATCCTTCAAAAACTTGCTTATACGACCTTTGACGGCGATGATATCCCCATGTGCGAATTCATGCTTGTAAAGCTTCCTAACGGATACAACGGTTTTTGGATCCATATAGATCACCGCCTTATGGATTCCTGCGCAGTAGTTGTTATGGTCAATGACATCATGTCGCTGTACACCCATTACCGCTTTGGAAGCGACTATCCGGAACCTCTGGCTGATTATGAAAGCGTTCTTACAAGTGACCTAAAGAAAGCTTCAAATGAGAAAAGGCATGCCAAGGATCAAAAATTCTGGAATGATCTTTTGGATGAATGGGGAGAGCCTCTTTATTCTGACATTCAAGGACCATCAGTACTAGAAGCTTCAAGAAAAAGACATAAGAACAAAAACTTAAGAGCTGCAGATATAGAACTTAAGGATCTGTTCGTCGCAGTTAAGGATTATCAGCTTGATCCTGGATCAAGTAGCACTCTTATGGACTTTTGTATGAACCATCAGCTGTCCATGACCAATCTCCTGCTGCTGGGACTGCGAACATATCTATCTAAAGTAAACAATGGTCAGGAAGATATATCTATTGAAAACTTTATATCCAGAAGATCAACAAGAGACGAATGGACTTCTGGAGGAAGCCGCACCATCATGTTCCCTTGCAGGACAGTGATATCTTCTGATACAGAATTCCTCACTGCCGCATATGAGATCCAGAATATGCAAAACCGCATCTATATGCACAATAGCTATGACCCGGCCCTTATATGGGACGAGATCAAAAAGCGATACAACACCCCGGATAACACTTCATATGTAAGCTGCTATCTGACTTACCAGCCACTTACTGTAAAGCCTGACAATCCATACCTTAAAGATATACCCCTTCACACTAAATGGTTTGCCAACGGAGCAGCTACCAAGAAGATGTATCTCACCGTATCCCATACTGCAGACGGCGGTATGAACTTCTCCTATCACTATCAGACTGCTGTTCTTAATGAAAAGGATATAGAGCTTTTAAATTATTATCTTATGAGGATCATATTTAGAGGCGTAGAACAACCAAACTTATCAATTGAAGAGATCATAAGTTTGAAAGTGTAA
- a CDS encoding acyl carrier protein: protein MKKELLFKSIVAQYCKIKPEDIKDDLRFREDLGLSSLDFMSMLGELEDEFDLSLDEDKVINIRTIHEALNLISNPEVAG from the coding sequence ATGAAAAAAGAACTGTTATTCAAATCTATTGTTGCTCAGTACTGTAAGATAAAACCCGAAGATATCAAGGATGATCTTAGATTCCGTGAAGATCTTGGGCTTAGCTCACTTGATTTTATGTCAATGCTTGGAGAGCTTGAAGATGAGTTTGACCTAAGTCTTGATGAAGACAAGGTCATCAATATCCGCACTATCCACGAAGCTCTCAATCTTATTAGTAACCCGGAGGTGGCAGGATGA
- a CDS encoding AMP-dependent synthetase/ligase has protein sequence MTHTIKDLWQKSAQSYPDLTAIKYLDHKNICRVSYRELDEMISMIGRGLLVKDYSSSHIAIIGESSYMWVASYFGIVTGGNIAVPLDASLPEDEITDLINRADCEALFVSPKLVNIIKASSANCPKLRDIWYMSEYTPEGIADESFKVDSIYNLMSLGTLTSSLPSPSEDDLATIIFTSGTTGKSKGVMLTHKNLYDNVVNVDYTADPGAVVLSVLPIHHAYCLVMDWMKGFSLGACICINDSLMHMVRNMSIFNPDIMLMVPLMIESVYKKIAAAINLSASTSTHSSINAALTTKIFGSNLKIIFTGGAHLDPYYIDRFNEFGIDIFEGYGMSECSPVITTNTLTDHKKGSIGKPLANVELSFEDGEILVRGTSVMKGYYKMEEETDKALKDGWMHTGDKGYLDDDGYLYINGRVKNLIILSNGENVSPEEIENKLSLNPLVREVVVSGENNGLTASIYPDEDVTKQKGLSKDSVQESLQAIIDNFNAAQPSYRHITKLIIRDDPFEKNATGKIKRFGNSQTGSSQKAV, from the coding sequence ATGACACATACAATCAAAGATCTCTGGCAAAAAAGCGCCCAGTCTTATCCAGACCTTACTGCCATCAAATATCTGGATCATAAGAACATCTGTAGGGTATCATATAGAGAACTTGACGAAATGATAAGCATGATAGGAAGAGGGCTTTTAGTCAAAGATTATAGCTCTTCCCACATAGCTATAATAGGCGAATCATCATATATGTGGGTTGCTTCATATTTTGGAATCGTAACAGGAGGCAATATCGCAGTTCCTCTTGATGCATCCCTTCCTGAAGATGAGATCACAGATCTTATTAACAGAGCAGACTGCGAAGCCCTGTTTGTAAGTCCCAAGCTTGTTAATATCATAAAAGCATCTTCCGCTAACTGTCCAAAGCTACGGGATATATGGTATATGTCAGAATATACTCCGGAAGGCATTGCCGATGAATCCTTTAAGGTGGATAGTATTTATAATCTTATGTCCCTTGGAACTCTCACATCATCTCTACCATCTCCCAGTGAAGACGACCTTGCAACTATAATCTTCACCTCAGGAACTACCGGTAAGAGTAAGGGAGTAATGTTAACACATAAGAACCTGTATGATAATGTTGTAAACGTAGACTATACTGCTGATCCCGGAGCAGTAGTTCTAAGTGTACTTCCCATCCATCATGCATATTGCCTTGTAATGGACTGGATGAAAGGCTTTTCTTTAGGTGCATGCATATGCATCAATGATTCACTAATGCATATGGTCAGGAATATGAGTATCTTTAATCCTGATATCATGCTGATGGTGCCCCTTATGATAGAATCTGTGTACAAGAAGATCGCAGCTGCGATAAACTTATCTGCTTCTACCAGCACGCATTCTTCTATAAATGCAGCTCTAACTACTAAGATATTTGGATCAAATCTTAAGATAATCTTTACTGGAGGTGCTCATCTTGATCCATACTATATTGATAGGTTCAATGAATTTGGTATTGATATATTCGAAGGCTATGGTATGTCAGAATGCTCTCCTGTTATCACAACCAATACATTGACAGATCATAAAAAAGGTTCTATCGGAAAGCCGCTTGCAAATGTGGAGCTGTCCTTTGAAGATGGTGAGATCCTTGTTAGAGGTACCAGTGTTATGAAAGGGTACTACAAGATGGAAGAAGAGACAGATAAGGCTCTTAAAGATGGCTGGATGCATACAGGCGACAAGGGATACCTTGACGATGACGGATACCTTTATATAAACGGAAGAGTCAAGAACCTTATCATATTATCAAACGGTGAAAATGTATCCCCGGAAGAGATTGAGAATAAGCTCTCACTAAATCCTTTAGTTCGTGAAGTGGTAGTAAGCGGAGAAAATAACGGCCTTACAGCATCCATATATCCTGACGAAGATGTAACCAAACAAAAAGGCCTGTCCAAAGATTCAGTTCAGGAATCTTTACAGGCCATAATAGATAATTTTAACGCTGCGCAGCCATCCTACAGGCATATCACAAAGCTTATAATACGAGACGATCCTTTTGAAAAAAATGCTACAGGCAAGATCAAGCGCTTTGGTAATAGCCAGACAGGGTCATCCCAAAAGGCTGTATAG
- a CDS encoding TetR/AcrR family transcriptional regulator: MNEQDVRYSTAEEAIIDSFFLLLKEKDYDKISVSDVVKKSGIVRSTFYNHYENVTKLISAAEDKTIDDIFRLMESFHPQNDHELCRSYFLAICNYTRDNLFLAGLFKSPRGNSFLEKAMTMFHRYVSGTGKEGGAVPKSREHFTFLIAGTIGFTIGILHKWTAENFESPAEDVADILAQTFLKGVLPYLWD; encoded by the coding sequence TTGAACGAACAAGACGTTAGATACAGCACTGCAGAAGAAGCCATAATAGATTCTTTTTTTCTTCTATTAAAGGAAAAAGACTATGATAAGATCTCGGTCTCTGATGTTGTCAAAAAGTCAGGAATCGTGCGTAGTACTTTTTATAATCATTATGAGAATGTCACCAAGCTTATAAGCGCGGCAGAAGATAAGACTATTGATGATATCTTCAGACTTATGGAATCCTTTCATCCGCAAAATGATCATGAGCTTTGCAGGTCATATTTCCTTGCTATCTGCAATTATACAAGGGACAATCTGTTTCTTGCTGGACTTTTTAAGAGCCCTAGGGGCAATTCCTTTTTGGAAAAAGCTATGACTATGTTCCATAGATATGTATCAGGTACTGGCAAAGAAGGGGGTGCTGTCCCTAAGTCCAGAGAGCATTTTACCTTCCTTATTGCAGGAACTATTGGTTTTACAATAGGTATACTTCATAAATGGACAGCGGAGAACTTTGAGTCCCCCGCTGAAGATGTTGCAGATATTCTGGCTCAGACCTTCCTTAAGGGAGTCCTTCCGTACCTGTGGGATTGA
- a CDS encoding MATE family efflux transporter: MQIFVRDKKFYATLVAFALPIALQQLITVGVNMADNIMLGQLGEAPMSGATLANNFITIFQIMCMGLGMGASVLVSRFFGMKEKQNMKKSVNIMFRLLIVFLPRVRYEEAEIPNSSWSQILSFCGFAAYHLELSPDLYLSGRDSMYI; this comes from the coding sequence ATGCAGATTTTTGTAAGAGATAAGAAATTCTATGCTACACTTGTAGCGTTTGCACTTCCAATAGCGCTTCAGCAGCTGATCACAGTCGGTGTCAATATGGCTGACAATATCATGTTGGGTCAGCTTGGCGAAGCTCCTATGAGCGGTGCTACACTTGCCAATAATTTCATTACAATATTCCAGATCATGTGCATGGGACTTGGTATGGGAGCAAGTGTACTTGTCAGCAGATTTTTTGGAATGAAAGAGAAGCAGAACATGAAGAAGTCTGTCAATATCATGTTCAGGCTGCTAATAGTATTCTTACCAAGGGTACGCTACGAGGAGGCGGAGATACCAAATTCCTCATGGTCGCAGATATTATCTTTTTGTGGGTTTGCAGCATACCACTTGGAGCTATCACCGGACTTATACTTAAGTGGCCGGGATTCTATGTATATATAA
- the rlmD gene encoding 23S rRNA (uracil(1939)-C(5))-methyltransferase RlmD, with protein sequence MKSKDSVKGSANLAQNSAKAPKNGRGSKMPASKAGKGVQGSKKSITKTEKGEKKTKEPFAKSLKGSKEAKKTVVRSEKKSTRSDNTSVTSSKSRCPVSKKCGGCQFIDMPYRNQLKVKHERLEELLSRYCTVGEFIGMDDPDHYRCKVHAVFTHDRKGNPLSGIYQEGSHKVVPVESCLLEDKKADEIIATIRGMLRSFKIKTYDEDYGQGLLRHVLIRVGKNSGQIMVILVLTSPILPSKNNFVKALLKAHPEITTIVLNVNDKHTSMILGDKEKVLYGKGYITDTVCGMEFKISPKSFYQVNPVQTEKMYSKAIELADLDGSEEALDCYSGVGTIGIIASPHVKHVTSVEINGDAVRDAIWNAKNNDIDNVTFYKNDATRFMQQMADSGDKADVVFMDPPRSGATEEFLNSLFVLGPSKVVYISCGPDSLARDLGIFVKNGYIVTDCVPVDMFCHTRSIETIVLLKKKL encoded by the coding sequence ATGAAGAGTAAAGATTCTGTTAAGGGTAGTGCAAATTTGGCCCAAAATAGTGCCAAAGCCCCAAAAAATGGCAGAGGATCCAAAATGCCCGCCTCAAAGGCTGGCAAAGGTGTACAGGGATCAAAGAAATCCATAACAAAGACTGAAAAAGGCGAAAAGAAAACAAAGGAGCCTTTTGCAAAGTCTTTAAAAGGCAGCAAGGAAGCTAAAAAGACTGTAGTAAGGTCTGAAAAGAAATCCACAAGATCAGATAATACATCTGTAACAAGTTCTAAGAGCAGATGCCCTGTATCGAAGAAGTGCGGCGGATGTCAGTTTATTGATATGCCATACCGTAATCAGCTTAAGGTTAAGCATGAAAGGCTCGAAGAGCTTCTTTCCAGGTACTGCACTGTAGGTGAATTTATCGGTATGGATGATCCTGACCATTACAGATGCAAGGTTCATGCTGTCTTTACTCATGACAGAAAGGGCAATCCTCTTTCAGGAATCTATCAGGAAGGATCTCATAAAGTAGTACCTGTAGAGTCCTGCCTCTTAGAAGATAAGAAAGCTGATGAGATCATAGCTACTATAAGAGGGATGCTCCGTTCCTTTAAGATCAAAACATATGATGAAGATTATGGACAGGGACTTTTAAGACACGTTCTTATAAGAGTTGGAAAAAATAGTGGTCAGATCATGGTGATCCTGGTTCTTACTAGTCCTATCCTTCCATCCAAGAATAATTTTGTTAAGGCACTTTTAAAGGCTCATCCTGAGATCACAACTATCGTACTCAATGTTAATGACAAGCATACAAGTATGATACTTGGTGATAAGGAGAAAGTTCTCTACGGCAAGGGCTATATCACAGATACAGTTTGCGGTATGGAATTCAAAATATCTCCCAAGTCTTTCTATCAGGTCAATCCTGTTCAGACTGAGAAGATGTATTCAAAAGCTATAGAACTGGCTGATCTTGATGGCAGTGAAGAAGCTCTCGACTGCTATAGCGGCGTTGGAACTATCGGAATCATAGCAAGTCCTCATGTTAAGCATGTTACAAGTGTTGAGATCAATGGAGATGCTGTAAGGGATGCTATATGGAATGCCAAGAACAATGACATAGATAATGTCACCTTTTATAAGAACGATGCTACAAGATTCATGCAGCAGATGGCTGATTCAGGTGACAAGGCAGATGTAGTATTTATGGATCCTCCAAGAAGCGGTGCTACAGAAGAATTCCTTAATTCTCTGTTCGTACTTGGGCCTTCCAAGGTAGTATATATATCCTGCGGACCTGATTCTCTTGCAAGAGATCTTGGTATCTTTGTAAAGAACGGATACATAGTTACGGATTGTGTACCTGTTGATATGTTCTGCCATACAAGATCGATAGAGACGATCGTGCTTCTAAAAAAGAAGCTATGA
- a CDS encoding glycoside hydrolase family 3 N-terminal domain-containing protein yields the protein MREENNNAVVETAQDLEQGNVQEKSKQQKRENRRRRRLRSQMFAYLIVLVLITVSITGLVWGIKKVSAAVIDHQTQKDARIAASESSENTEIAIITPDDEEVPLASEADEIVNNRIDATLLNMTLEEKAAYIFFITPEQLTGVDSAVKAGSSTQAALEQYTVGGIVYSSNNIKSDDQIKEMLATTSQMSRYPLLLAVSEEGGSKSVAATSLGITGTKAPSLLEGSDDAAQNAGALGSYLINYGFNMNLAPNLKLSDAENLFGTDANLTAQMASAYISSLETTGVSACASSFPVAVSDPASGLETCDLSIEELQAGTFVPFECAIDAGVDAIMVSNIACPSISGEGIPCSLSGSAITDTLRGNLGYDGIVITDAMNVPAITDAYTSDQAAVAAIIAGADMIFMPEDFQAAYNGIIEAVNTGIITEDRLNESVRRILRVRYTYDAM from the coding sequence ATGAGGGAAGAAAATAATAATGCAGTAGTTGAAACGGCTCAGGATTTAGAACAGGGTAATGTTCAGGAAAAATCTAAGCAGCAAAAAAGAGAAAATCGCCGCAGGCGCCGCCTAAGATCCCAAATGTTTGCATATTTAATAGTACTTGTACTGATTACAGTATCTATAACAGGGCTTGTATGGGGGATCAAGAAGGTATCAGCAGCTGTGATAGATCATCAAACACAAAAAGATGCCCGGATCGCAGCTTCAGAAAGCTCTGAGAATACAGAGATAGCTATTATCACACCTGATGATGAGGAAGTTCCGCTGGCTTCTGAAGCGGATGAAATAGTTAATAACAGAATAGATGCCACTCTTCTTAATATGACCCTTGAAGAGAAGGCTGCATATATCTTTTTTATAACACCTGAGCAGCTTACGGGTGTTGATAGCGCTGTCAAAGCAGGCTCAAGCACTCAGGCTGCACTTGAACAGTATACTGTAGGCGGAATTGTATATTCGTCTAATAATATAAAGAGCGATGATCAGATCAAAGAAATGCTTGCTACAACTTCGCAGATGAGCAGATATCCTTTACTTCTTGCTGTATCGGAAGAAGGAGGCTCAAAAAGTGTAGCTGCTACAAGTCTTGGAATTACCGGAACCAAAGCTCCATCACTTCTTGAAGGCAGTGATGATGCAGCCCAAAACGCCGGCGCTCTTGGATCCTACCTTATCAACTACGGCTTTAACATGAATCTTGCTCCGAATCTTAAACTTTCGGATGCAGAGAATTTATTTGGAACGGACGCCAATCTGACAGCTCAGATGGCTTCTGCATATATATCTTCATTAGAAACAACAGGTGTAAGCGCATGCGCATCTTCTTTCCCTGTAGCAGTATCAGATCCGGCATCAGGACTTGAAACATGTGATCTGTCAATAGAAGAGCTTCAGGCCGGAACTTTTGTACCGTTCGAATGTGCTATAGATGCAGGTGTTGATGCGATCATGGTCAGCAATATAGCATGTCCTTCTATTTCAGGTGAGGGAATACCCTGTAGCCTTTCAGGAAGTGCAATTACCGATACTTTAAGAGGAAATCTTGGATATGATGGCATAGTCATCACAGATGCCATGAACGTCCCTGCTATCACCGACGCATATACTTCTGATCAGGCTGCTGTTGCTGCTATAATTGCAGGTGCGGATATGATCTTCATGCCAGAAGACTTTCAGGCAGCTTATAACGGAATCATTGAAGCTGTAAATACAGGTATCATTACAGAGGATAGACTTAATGAGTCAGTAAGACGTATACTTCGTGTAAGATATACGTATGATGCTATGTAA
- the glyA gene encoding serine hydroxymethyltransferase, giving the protein MYSLDEVKKVDPEIAQAIEDEMQRQNDHIELIASENWTSKAVMAAMGSPLTNKYAEGLPGKRYYGGCYVVDRVENLARERAKELFHCDYVNVQPHSGAQANLAVQFALLEPGDTIMGMNLNQGGHLSHGSPANISGTYFKVIPYGVDENGFLDYDEMKRLAIENKPKLIIAGASAYCRTIDFKKFREAADACGAILMVDIAHIAGLVAAGLHPSPFPYADVVTTTTHKTLRGPRGGMIMWNQAAQDKFKFNKAVFPGIQGGPLEHVIAAKAICFKEALDPSFKVYQQGVIDNAKALSEGLMKRDIQIVSGGTDNHLMLVDLTNYDLTGKEVEAWLDEAHITANKNTIPNEKQSPFVTSGIRLGTPAVTTRGMNTEDMDKIAEAIATVIKKKEAGIEEAKEVVKSLTDKYPLI; this is encoded by the coding sequence ATGTATTCATTGGATGAAGTCAAAAAAGTTGATCCCGAAATCGCTCAGGCAATTGAGGATGAAATGCAGCGTCAGAATGATCACATAGAGCTGATCGCTTCTGAGAACTGGACCAGTAAGGCTGTAATGGCAGCAATGGGAAGCCCTCTTACCAACAAATATGCAGAAGGCCTTCCGGGTAAAAGATACTATGGCGGATGCTATGTTGTAGACCGTGTTGAGAATCTTGCCAGAGAGCGTGCCAAAGAGCTTTTTCATTGTGATTATGTAAATGTACAGCCCCATTCAGGCGCTCAGGCCAATCTTGCAGTGCAGTTCGCACTTCTTGAGCCAGGTGATACTATTATGGGTATGAACCTTAATCAGGGCGGTCATCTTTCTCACGGAAGCCCGGCCAATATCTCCGGTACATACTTTAAGGTAATTCCTTATGGTGTAGATGAAAACGGATTTCTTGATTATGACGAGATGAAGAGACTCGCCATTGAGAATAAACCAAAACTTATAATAGCAGGAGCTTCTGCATATTGCAGAACAATTGATTTTAAAAAGTTCAGAGAGGCAGCAGATGCATGCGGAGCTATCCTTATGGTAGATATAGCTCATATCGCAGGTCTTGTTGCAGCAGGGCTTCATCCAAGTCCATTCCCATATGCAGATGTTGTAACTACTACAACTCACAAGACACTTAGAGGACCAAGAGGCGGTATGATCATGTGGAATCAGGCTGCCCAGGACAAGTTTAAGTTCAATAAGGCTGTATTCCCGGGAATTCAGGGCGGCCCTCTTGAACATGTTATCGCTGCCAAAGCTATCTGCTTCAAGGAAGCACTTGATCCTTCATTCAAGGTATATCAGCAGGGAGTTATCGACAACGCCAAGGCTCTTTCAGAAGGTCTTATGAAAAGAGACATACAGATCGTTTCAGGCGGCACTGACAATCACCTTATGCTCGTGGATCTTACTAACTATGACCTTACAGGTAAGGAAGTTGAGGCATGGCTTGACGAAGCTCATATTACTGCCAATAAGAACACAATACCTAATGAAAAACAGTCTCCTTTTGTAACAAGTGGTATCCGTCTTGGTACACCTGCTGTTACTACAAGAGGCATGAATACAGAGGATATGGACAAGATCGCCGAAGCTATTGCTACAGTTATCAAGAAGAAGGAAGCCGGAATCGAAGAAGCAAAAGAGGTAGTTAAGTCTCTTACAGACAAATATCCACTTATCTGA
- a CDS encoding diacylglycerol/lipid kinase family protein, which translates to MYYVIVNPGSGSGRGYYTWKKLEEGFIVAGLKYKAASTKKAGDAKRLTTSLMEMHSEESPLKLIVIGGDGTMNEVINGITDFDKVVLGYIPGGSAGDLAFGLGINIDTSELIQRITEGKVLRTSDIGQITYNNISSTYSRLHDDEVKTTRYFDVSAGIGFDAAVCEEALSSRLKKVLNAINLGKLTYLLIALHQIFSIEKNAMDITTKEGEKLHLDKAIFAAMMIHPFEGGGFMFGPYADCNDGCFDVCAAGDMSFFTIMRALPSAKKGKQFKYNGIHALKSSEIHIKTQKPLWVHTDGEVSVKSDDILIKNTGFKLKLMV; encoded by the coding sequence ATGTATTATGTAATCGTCAATCCCGGATCAGGTTCCGGACGGGGATATTATACCTGGAAAAAACTTGAAGAAGGTTTTATTGTAGCAGGGCTTAAATATAAGGCTGCATCTACCAAAAAGGCCGGAGATGCCAAAAGGCTCACTACTTCACTAATGGAAATGCATTCAGAAGAATCCCCTCTAAAACTGATAGTCATAGGCGGCGATGGGACTATGAATGAAGTTATTAATGGCATCACAGATTTTGACAAAGTCGTTTTAGGATATATCCCGGGAGGATCTGCCGGGGATCTTGCCTTTGGTCTTGGTATTAATATTGATACTTCAGAACTTATCCAGAGGATTACCGAAGGTAAAGTTCTTAGGACTTCAGATATCGGCCAGATCACATACAACAATATTTCATCCACCTATTCAAGACTTCATGATGATGAAGTTAAGACCACAAGATACTTTGATGTCAGTGCAGGAATAGGCTTCGATGCTGCAGTATGCGAAGAAGCTCTTTCTTCAAGGCTCAAGAAAGTCCTTAATGCAATCAATCTCGGGAAGCTCACATATCTTCTTATAGCTCTTCATCAGATATTCTCTATAGAAAAAAACGCTATGGATATCACTACCAAAGAAGGTGAAAAGCTCCACCTTGATAAAGCTATTTTTGCTGCAATGATGATTCATCCTTTTGAAGGTGGCGGATTTATGTTCGGCCCTTATGCTGACTGTAACGATGGCTGTTTTGACGTATGTGCCGCAGGAGATATGTCCTTTTTTACCATAATGAGAGCACTACCTTCTGCCAAAAAAGGTAAGCAGTTCAAGTACAATGGAATTCATGCACTAAAGAGTTCTGAGATACATATAAAAACACAAAAGCCTTTATGGGTTCATACTGACGGCGAAGTTTCCGTAAAATCTGATGATATTTTGATCAAGAACACAGGTTTTAAACTAAAACTCATGGTCTGA
- a CDS encoding phosphatase PAP2 family protein — translation MQNFIKADEFSKPITATRIKESILMTIPTAIYAVIYLVWFNYIETRKVIHFTEMHTRLDDMIPFMEVFVIPYILWFFFIAFCTAYPLLKYEKEDYWRFMIFLGTGMTLFLIISTIFPTIQYLRPAQFERNNIFTALVSVFYKYDTPTNVFPSMHVYNAIGGAFSIQYSKRFSKGWKLCSHFISLSIVLSTMFIKQHCVIDVVSAIALALIMYYVVYRSDITLNFLRKIHFIDPVMEDGEVATQEIRL, via the coding sequence ATGCAAAATTTTATCAAAGCAGATGAGTTCAGTAAGCCTATAACGGCTACAAGAATCAAAGAATCCATCCTTATGACGATTCCCACTGCTATATATGCCGTTATATACCTAGTATGGTTCAACTACATAGAAACTCGTAAAGTCATACACTTTACAGAAATGCACACAAGACTCGACGATATGATACCATTTATGGAAGTGTTCGTTATTCCGTATATTCTATGGTTCTTCTTTATCGCTTTTTGTACTGCATATCCTCTTCTCAAATACGAGAAGGAAGATTATTGGAGATTCATGATCTTTCTCGGAACAGGTATGACATTGTTCCTTATCATATCAACGATCTTCCCTACTATTCAGTACCTAAGACCGGCTCAGTTTGAGAGGAACAATATATTTACAGCTCTTGTATCTGTATTTTATAAATATGACACGCCTACCAATGTCTTCCCTAGCATGCATGTTTACAATGCTATAGGCGGCGCATTTAGTATTCAGTATAGCAAGAGATTCAGCAAAGGCTGGAAACTGTGCTCACACTTCATCTCACTTTCGATCGTACTATCTACAATGTTCATCAAGCAGCACTGCGTTATCGATGTTGTGAGTGCTATAGCACTGGCTCTTATAATGTATTATGTTGTATATCGCTCTGATATAACACTTAACTTCCTAAGGAAGATCCACTTCATCGATCCTGTTATGGAAGACGGCGAAGTTGCAACTCAGGAGATCAGACTTTAA